In a genomic window of Clavelina lepadiformis chromosome 7, kaClaLepa1.1, whole genome shotgun sequence:
- the LOC143464738 gene encoding uncharacterized protein LOC143464738 isoform X3, translated as MNLTEILEQLAYSSTLSGHGPEHDRVLNTSDTDELIQLLEKISQAGKDLKFELQEAKLQESKLKEEVASLRTKENGVSRKSEWKSSEDCKGFEEKCTKLEDALLSLQDENIKLNRMLKDRGETSQNESFEKMKDENHRLKIQVEQLKQSLADNEKKLQGYSTNMVTRTGSPEKKAKQQQLQNNHVDTQLRNKLDVLEGKLYDTISEVDEVKKYQKTIDDLHILLLEKDDKIKSYERQLRALCKKYGEMHTEYELLQEKDVYKRKEVLQLCDKFERMKAKYKKLESELTEYRTEDQRDNTCKWALENSIQKLTQENYSLRAKILSEEKQMSMSKMLLEKDYEALKMRYDGLLLKISQSDYDKNSFPKQIVHPTKEVQLNTSILSTTPYALDASGDPARSRSYHKLGSPNFTSTIRRQRRHTSPWHLTLPENIVSRQPNGLRVRSDSDVHYLNHSWNSGNLKAVPKATNVEGGDGLHLSTGQNVTGVSPLPTTELYTQGFETPFSKSPILKQQNLSSYPLHKNFGHHRRSFSLSPVNVQSRAKSAFNFKKNISVHSQNASEQSAVKRDEQTGREIDVTEQEATKNKLCFSSEVLSSTPLCTSSHHHKRSHTTPNVSLTDPKSNYFLEGLGIRYGQSAYSKEYLKNMDGVRLVVNLSNHTDKKELKKTNEQHNESSLTGILKQANCNASFAHEKSSSVNFGLPQQESTQLEDITKHGVLSHSKSTEYDSASKSVLGESTLHEEKCRRSLHLSDLPCDQTAVYDKFRNFHSHVTDYKNPPMILQNDVIEDDKKTIDNANTLRKMSAACERSYLQKQRDFPLAVKEDMDTAEQSSASTTRDHIGRVEFLRQIQINTGVRMPGLMHNITLKDDVILDDSDMKKEIKLGLSDNQQAYAEKLVKKYTKKGGKRKHDVLQKKI; from the exons ATGAACTTAACAGAAATATTAGAGCAATTAGCATACAGCAGTACATTAAGTGGCCATGGTCCTGAACATGACAGGGTTCTTAACACAAGTGACACCGATGAGCTGATACAGCTTCTGGAAAAAATATCCCAAGCTGGCAAAGACTTGAAGTTTGAACTGCAG GAAGCAAAGTTGCAGGAATCTAAGTTAAAAGAAGAAGTGGCAAGTCTTCGTACCAAAGAAAATGGTGTTAGCAGAAAGTCAGAATGGAAATCATCTGAAGATTGCAAaggttttgaagaaaaatgcaCAAAATTAGAAGATGCATTGCTCTCACTTCAAgatgaaaacattaaattaaataG AATGCTGAAGGACAGAGGTGAAACATCTCAGAATGAAAGCTTTGAGAAAATGAAAGATGAAAATCACCGTCTGAAGATCCAGGTTGAACAACTAAAGCAGAGCTTGGCagataacgagaaaaaattgCAAGGTTATTCCACAAACATG GTTACCCGCACAGGCAGTCCAGAGAAGAAAGCCAAGCAGCagcaattacaaaataatcaCGTGGACACACAATTAAGAAACAA ACTTGATGTCCTGGAAGGGAAACTTTATGACACAATCAGCGAAGTTGATGAAGTGAAGAAATACCAGAAAACAATTGATGACTTGCATATCCTTCTTCTGGAAAAAGATGACAAAATAAAGAGCTATGAAA GACAATTAAGAGCTTTATGTAAAAAGTATGGAGAAATGCATACTGAGTACGAGTTACTCCAGGAAAAAGATGTCTACAAAAGAAAAGAAGTTCTACAGTTATGTGATAAGTTTGAAAGAATGAAGGCCAAGTATAAAAA ATTGGAATCTGAGCTAACAGAGTATCGCACAGAAGATCAGAGAGACAACACCTGCAAGTGGGCACTTGAAAATTCAATACAAAAACTAACTCAAGAGAATTATTCACTAAGAGCTAAGATTCTTTCAG AGGAGAAACAAATGTCCATGAGCAAAATGCTTCTTGAGAAAGACTATGAAGCACTGAAGATGAGATATGATGGCCTTTTGCTTAAGATCAGCCAATCTGATTACGataaaaatagttttccaAAGCAAATTGTTCACCCCACAAAAGAAGTGCAGCTAAATACGTCAATTTTATCCACTACACCTTATGCATTGGACGCAAGCGGAGACCCAGCCAGATCCAGGAGCTATCACAAACTGGGGTCACCGAATTTTACAAGTACGATACGTCGCCAGAGAAGACACACTTCTCCCTGGCATCTTACACTACCTGAGAATATAGTGTCAAGGCAACCTAATGGTTTGCGAGTACGATCTGATAGTGATGTACATTATCTAAATCATTCGTGGAATTCAGGTAATCTTAAAGCGGTGCCAAAAGCAACTAATGTGGAAGGTGGTGATGGTCTTCACCTCTCCACTGGCCAAAACGTCACTGGTGTCAGTCCACTTCCCACCACAGAGCTGTATACTCAAGGATTTGAAACCCCATTTAGCAAGTCACCCattttaaaacagcaaaacttGTCAAGTTATCCATTACACAAAAATTTCGGTCATCACAGAAGATCATTTAGCCTCTCTCCAGTTAATGTCCAATCCAGGGCAAAAAGTGCGTTTAACtttaagaaaaatataagCGTTCACTCACAGAATGCATCTGAGCAGTCTGCAGTGAAGCGTGATGAACAAACTGGAAGGGAAATTGATGTGACAGAGCAagaagcaacaaaaaataagctTTGTTTTAGTTCAGAAGTATTATCGTCAACACCATTATGTACCAGCAGTCATCACCATAAGAGATCTCACACGACACCTAACGTTTCACTTACAGATCCCAAAAGTAATTACTTTCTTGAAGGACTTGGAATCCGTTACGGGCAATCTGCTTACTCAAAAGAATACCTAAAAAATATGGATGGTGTTCGACTTGTGGTGAATTTGAGTAATCACACTGACAAGAAAGAGCTGAAGAAGACAAATGAGCAACACAATGAGTCATCTCTAACAGGTATTCTCAAACAAGCCAACTGCAACGCCTCATTTGCTCATGAAAAATCGTCAAGTGTTAACTTTGGTCTACCACAACAAGAATCAACTCAATTGGAAGATATCACTAAGCATGGAGTGCTATCTCATTCCAAATCTACCGAGTATGACTCAGCGTCCAAGTCAGTCCTAGGAGAAAGTACATTGCATGAGGAAAAGTGCCGGAGAAGTTTGCATCTGTCAGATTTGCCATGTGACCAAACAGCAGTTTATGACAAATTTCGCAACTTTCACAGTCATGTTACTGATTACAAAAATCCACCCATGATCTTACAAAATGATGTAATAGAAGACGATAAGAAAACTATTGACAATGCTAATACTTTACGTAAAATGTCAGCTGCATGTGAGAGGAGTTATCTTCAAAAACAAAGGGATTTTCCACTTGCTGTTAAA GAGGATATGGACACTGCTGAGCAGTCTTCAGCTTCAACAACTCGTGATCATATTGGTAGGGTGGAATTTCTCAGACAAATCCAAATCAATACAGGAGTGCGCATGCCAGGACTTATGCACAACATCACACTTAAAGATGACGTGATATTGGATGACAGTGACATGAAAAAGGAA
- the LOC143464738 gene encoding uncharacterized protein LOC143464738 isoform X2: MHAIDPEVNEQISSSVNCLHLTPQFSTQNMNLTEILEQLAYSSTLSGHGPEHDRVLNTSDTDELIQLLEKISQAGKDLKFELQEAKLQESKLKEEVASLRTKENGVSRKSEWKSSEDCKGFEEKCTKLEDALLSLQDENIKLNRMLKDRGETSQNESFEKMKDENHRLKIQVEQLKQSLADNEKKLQGYSTNMVTRTGSPEKKAKQQQLQNNHVDTQLRNKLDVLEGKLYDTISEVDEVKKYQKTIDDLHILLLEKDDKIKSYERQLRALCKKYGEMHTEYELLQEKDVYKRKEVLQLCDKFERMKAKYKKLESELTEYRTEDQRDNTCKWALENSIQKLTQENYSLRAKILSEEKQMSMSKMLLEKDYEALKMRYDGLLLKISQSDYDKNSFPKQIVHPTKEVQLNTSILSTTPYALDASGDPARSRSYHKLGSPNFTSTIRRQRRHTSPWHLTLPENIVSRQPNGLRVRSDSDVHYLNHSWNSGNLKAVPKATNVEGGDGLHLSTGQNVTGVSPLPTTELYTQGFETPFSKSPILKQQNLSSYPLHKNFGHHRRSFSLSPVNVQSRAKSAFNFKKNISVHSQNASEQSAVKRDEQTGREIDVTEQEATKNKLCFSSEVLSSTPLCTSSHHHKRSHTTPNVSLTDPKSNYFLEGLGIRYGQSAYSKEYLKNMDGVRLVVNLSNHTDKKELKKTNEQHNESSLTGILKQANCNASFAHEKSSSVNFGLPQQESTQLEDITKHGVLSHSKSTEYDSASKSVLGESTLHEEKCRRSLHLSDLPCDQTAVYDKFRNFHSHVTDYKNPPMILQNDVIEDDKKTIDNANTLRKMSAACERSYLQKQRDFPLAVKEDMDTAEQSSASTTRDHIGRVEFLRQIQINTGVRMPGLMHNITLKDDVILDDSDMKKEIKLGLSDNQQAYAEKLVKKYTKKGGKRKHDVLQKKI; this comes from the exons ATGCATGCTATTG ATCCCGAAGTGAATGAACAGATTTCATCATCTGTCAACTGTTTACATCTGACTCCACAATTTAGCACTCAGAACATGAACTTAACAGAAATATTAGAGCAATTAGCATACAGCAGTACATTAAGTGGCCATGGTCCTGAACATGACAGGGTTCTTAACACAAGTGACACCGATGAGCTGATACAGCTTCTGGAAAAAATATCCCAAGCTGGCAAAGACTTGAAGTTTGAACTGCAG GAAGCAAAGTTGCAGGAATCTAAGTTAAAAGAAGAAGTGGCAAGTCTTCGTACCAAAGAAAATGGTGTTAGCAGAAAGTCAGAATGGAAATCATCTGAAGATTGCAAaggttttgaagaaaaatgcaCAAAATTAGAAGATGCATTGCTCTCACTTCAAgatgaaaacattaaattaaataG AATGCTGAAGGACAGAGGTGAAACATCTCAGAATGAAAGCTTTGAGAAAATGAAAGATGAAAATCACCGTCTGAAGATCCAGGTTGAACAACTAAAGCAGAGCTTGGCagataacgagaaaaaattgCAAGGTTATTCCACAAACATG GTTACCCGCACAGGCAGTCCAGAGAAGAAAGCCAAGCAGCagcaattacaaaataatcaCGTGGACACACAATTAAGAAACAA ACTTGATGTCCTGGAAGGGAAACTTTATGACACAATCAGCGAAGTTGATGAAGTGAAGAAATACCAGAAAACAATTGATGACTTGCATATCCTTCTTCTGGAAAAAGATGACAAAATAAAGAGCTATGAAA GACAATTAAGAGCTTTATGTAAAAAGTATGGAGAAATGCATACTGAGTACGAGTTACTCCAGGAAAAAGATGTCTACAAAAGAAAAGAAGTTCTACAGTTATGTGATAAGTTTGAAAGAATGAAGGCCAAGTATAAAAA ATTGGAATCTGAGCTAACAGAGTATCGCACAGAAGATCAGAGAGACAACACCTGCAAGTGGGCACTTGAAAATTCAATACAAAAACTAACTCAAGAGAATTATTCACTAAGAGCTAAGATTCTTTCAG AGGAGAAACAAATGTCCATGAGCAAAATGCTTCTTGAGAAAGACTATGAAGCACTGAAGATGAGATATGATGGCCTTTTGCTTAAGATCAGCCAATCTGATTACGataaaaatagttttccaAAGCAAATTGTTCACCCCACAAAAGAAGTGCAGCTAAATACGTCAATTTTATCCACTACACCTTATGCATTGGACGCAAGCGGAGACCCAGCCAGATCCAGGAGCTATCACAAACTGGGGTCACCGAATTTTACAAGTACGATACGTCGCCAGAGAAGACACACTTCTCCCTGGCATCTTACACTACCTGAGAATATAGTGTCAAGGCAACCTAATGGTTTGCGAGTACGATCTGATAGTGATGTACATTATCTAAATCATTCGTGGAATTCAGGTAATCTTAAAGCGGTGCCAAAAGCAACTAATGTGGAAGGTGGTGATGGTCTTCACCTCTCCACTGGCCAAAACGTCACTGGTGTCAGTCCACTTCCCACCACAGAGCTGTATACTCAAGGATTTGAAACCCCATTTAGCAAGTCACCCattttaaaacagcaaaacttGTCAAGTTATCCATTACACAAAAATTTCGGTCATCACAGAAGATCATTTAGCCTCTCTCCAGTTAATGTCCAATCCAGGGCAAAAAGTGCGTTTAACtttaagaaaaatataagCGTTCACTCACAGAATGCATCTGAGCAGTCTGCAGTGAAGCGTGATGAACAAACTGGAAGGGAAATTGATGTGACAGAGCAagaagcaacaaaaaataagctTTGTTTTAGTTCAGAAGTATTATCGTCAACACCATTATGTACCAGCAGTCATCACCATAAGAGATCTCACACGACACCTAACGTTTCACTTACAGATCCCAAAAGTAATTACTTTCTTGAAGGACTTGGAATCCGTTACGGGCAATCTGCTTACTCAAAAGAATACCTAAAAAATATGGATGGTGTTCGACTTGTGGTGAATTTGAGTAATCACACTGACAAGAAAGAGCTGAAGAAGACAAATGAGCAACACAATGAGTCATCTCTAACAGGTATTCTCAAACAAGCCAACTGCAACGCCTCATTTGCTCATGAAAAATCGTCAAGTGTTAACTTTGGTCTACCACAACAAGAATCAACTCAATTGGAAGATATCACTAAGCATGGAGTGCTATCTCATTCCAAATCTACCGAGTATGACTCAGCGTCCAAGTCAGTCCTAGGAGAAAGTACATTGCATGAGGAAAAGTGCCGGAGAAGTTTGCATCTGTCAGATTTGCCATGTGACCAAACAGCAGTTTATGACAAATTTCGCAACTTTCACAGTCATGTTACTGATTACAAAAATCCACCCATGATCTTACAAAATGATGTAATAGAAGACGATAAGAAAACTATTGACAATGCTAATACTTTACGTAAAATGTCAGCTGCATGTGAGAGGAGTTATCTTCAAAAACAAAGGGATTTTCCACTTGCTGTTAAA GAGGATATGGACACTGCTGAGCAGTCTTCAGCTTCAACAACTCGTGATCATATTGGTAGGGTGGAATTTCTCAGACAAATCCAAATCAATACAGGAGTGCGCATGCCAGGACTTATGCACAACATCACACTTAAAGATGACGTGATATTGGATGACAGTGACATGAAAAAGGAA
- the LOC143464738 gene encoding uncharacterized protein LOC143464738 isoform X1: protein MESESKERSFIETALKHHSSAQAAIKVLQEQLSSLKKIQSTKKETFILTNEQDLEKSAADILYSASHFLHDSVDGKPIVASPFLSSTLSVHGNVKDDGVIRNLLPSFEDIKKNKKLIDIEKIVSVSPIKPSYSEITSLTPVTKDSLASTTLPLTPFSFNISTPKSMHAIDPEVNEQISSSVNCLHLTPQFSTQNMNLTEILEQLAYSSTLSGHGPEHDRVLNTSDTDELIQLLEKISQAGKDLKFELQEAKLQESKLKEEVASLRTKENGVSRKSEWKSSEDCKGFEEKCTKLEDALLSLQDENIKLNRMLKDRGETSQNESFEKMKDENHRLKIQVEQLKQSLADNEKKLQGYSTNMVTRTGSPEKKAKQQQLQNNHVDTQLRNKLDVLEGKLYDTISEVDEVKKYQKTIDDLHILLLEKDDKIKSYERQLRALCKKYGEMHTEYELLQEKDVYKRKEVLQLCDKFERMKAKYKKLESELTEYRTEDQRDNTCKWALENSIQKLTQENYSLRAKILSEEKQMSMSKMLLEKDYEALKMRYDGLLLKISQSDYDKNSFPKQIVHPTKEVQLNTSILSTTPYALDASGDPARSRSYHKLGSPNFTSTIRRQRRHTSPWHLTLPENIVSRQPNGLRVRSDSDVHYLNHSWNSGNLKAVPKATNVEGGDGLHLSTGQNVTGVSPLPTTELYTQGFETPFSKSPILKQQNLSSYPLHKNFGHHRRSFSLSPVNVQSRAKSAFNFKKNISVHSQNASEQSAVKRDEQTGREIDVTEQEATKNKLCFSSEVLSSTPLCTSSHHHKRSHTTPNVSLTDPKSNYFLEGLGIRYGQSAYSKEYLKNMDGVRLVVNLSNHTDKKELKKTNEQHNESSLTGILKQANCNASFAHEKSSSVNFGLPQQESTQLEDITKHGVLSHSKSTEYDSASKSVLGESTLHEEKCRRSLHLSDLPCDQTAVYDKFRNFHSHVTDYKNPPMILQNDVIEDDKKTIDNANTLRKMSAACERSYLQKQRDFPLAVKEDMDTAEQSSASTTRDHIGRVEFLRQIQINTGVRMPGLMHNITLKDDVILDDSDMKKEIKLGLSDNQQAYAEKLVKKYTKKGGKRKHDVLQKKI from the exons ATGGAATCAG AAAGCAAAGAAAGAAGTTTCATAGAAACTGCTCTCAAGCATCATTCAAGTGCACAAGCTGCTATTAAG GTATTGCAGGAGCAGTTATCTAGTCTGAAAAAAATTCAGAGcacaaaaaaagaaactttcatTTTG ACTAACGAACAAGATCTTGAGAAATCTGCTGCGGATATATTGTACTCAGCTTCTCATTTTCTTCATGATTCTGTTGATGGCAAGCCAATAGTTGCGTCTCCTTTTCTTTCGAGCACTCTCAGTGTTCATGGAAATGTGAAAG ATGATGGGGTAATACGCAATTTACTTCCTTCATTTGAAgatataaagaaaaataaaa AACTAATTGACATAGAAAAGATTGTTTCCGTGTCACCGATCAAACCTTCATATTCAGAGATAACATCTTTAACACCTGTCACAAAGGATAGTTTAGCT tcaACAACTCTTCCATTGACCccattttctttcaatatTTCTACTCCAAAATCAATGCATGCTATTG ATCCCGAAGTGAATGAACAGATTTCATCATCTGTCAACTGTTTACATCTGACTCCACAATTTAGCACTCAGAACATGAACTTAACAGAAATATTAGAGCAATTAGCATACAGCAGTACATTAAGTGGCCATGGTCCTGAACATGACAGGGTTCTTAACACAAGTGACACCGATGAGCTGATACAGCTTCTGGAAAAAATATCCCAAGCTGGCAAAGACTTGAAGTTTGAACTGCAG GAAGCAAAGTTGCAGGAATCTAAGTTAAAAGAAGAAGTGGCAAGTCTTCGTACCAAAGAAAATGGTGTTAGCAGAAAGTCAGAATGGAAATCATCTGAAGATTGCAAaggttttgaagaaaaatgcaCAAAATTAGAAGATGCATTGCTCTCACTTCAAgatgaaaacattaaattaaataG AATGCTGAAGGACAGAGGTGAAACATCTCAGAATGAAAGCTTTGAGAAAATGAAAGATGAAAATCACCGTCTGAAGATCCAGGTTGAACAACTAAAGCAGAGCTTGGCagataacgagaaaaaattgCAAGGTTATTCCACAAACATG GTTACCCGCACAGGCAGTCCAGAGAAGAAAGCCAAGCAGCagcaattacaaaataatcaCGTGGACACACAATTAAGAAACAA ACTTGATGTCCTGGAAGGGAAACTTTATGACACAATCAGCGAAGTTGATGAAGTGAAGAAATACCAGAAAACAATTGATGACTTGCATATCCTTCTTCTGGAAAAAGATGACAAAATAAAGAGCTATGAAA GACAATTAAGAGCTTTATGTAAAAAGTATGGAGAAATGCATACTGAGTACGAGTTACTCCAGGAAAAAGATGTCTACAAAAGAAAAGAAGTTCTACAGTTATGTGATAAGTTTGAAAGAATGAAGGCCAAGTATAAAAA ATTGGAATCTGAGCTAACAGAGTATCGCACAGAAGATCAGAGAGACAACACCTGCAAGTGGGCACTTGAAAATTCAATACAAAAACTAACTCAAGAGAATTATTCACTAAGAGCTAAGATTCTTTCAG AGGAGAAACAAATGTCCATGAGCAAAATGCTTCTTGAGAAAGACTATGAAGCACTGAAGATGAGATATGATGGCCTTTTGCTTAAGATCAGCCAATCTGATTACGataaaaatagttttccaAAGCAAATTGTTCACCCCACAAAAGAAGTGCAGCTAAATACGTCAATTTTATCCACTACACCTTATGCATTGGACGCAAGCGGAGACCCAGCCAGATCCAGGAGCTATCACAAACTGGGGTCACCGAATTTTACAAGTACGATACGTCGCCAGAGAAGACACACTTCTCCCTGGCATCTTACACTACCTGAGAATATAGTGTCAAGGCAACCTAATGGTTTGCGAGTACGATCTGATAGTGATGTACATTATCTAAATCATTCGTGGAATTCAGGTAATCTTAAAGCGGTGCCAAAAGCAACTAATGTGGAAGGTGGTGATGGTCTTCACCTCTCCACTGGCCAAAACGTCACTGGTGTCAGTCCACTTCCCACCACAGAGCTGTATACTCAAGGATTTGAAACCCCATTTAGCAAGTCACCCattttaaaacagcaaaacttGTCAAGTTATCCATTACACAAAAATTTCGGTCATCACAGAAGATCATTTAGCCTCTCTCCAGTTAATGTCCAATCCAGGGCAAAAAGTGCGTTTAACtttaagaaaaatataagCGTTCACTCACAGAATGCATCTGAGCAGTCTGCAGTGAAGCGTGATGAACAAACTGGAAGGGAAATTGATGTGACAGAGCAagaagcaacaaaaaataagctTTGTTTTAGTTCAGAAGTATTATCGTCAACACCATTATGTACCAGCAGTCATCACCATAAGAGATCTCACACGACACCTAACGTTTCACTTACAGATCCCAAAAGTAATTACTTTCTTGAAGGACTTGGAATCCGTTACGGGCAATCTGCTTACTCAAAAGAATACCTAAAAAATATGGATGGTGTTCGACTTGTGGTGAATTTGAGTAATCACACTGACAAGAAAGAGCTGAAGAAGACAAATGAGCAACACAATGAGTCATCTCTAACAGGTATTCTCAAACAAGCCAACTGCAACGCCTCATTTGCTCATGAAAAATCGTCAAGTGTTAACTTTGGTCTACCACAACAAGAATCAACTCAATTGGAAGATATCACTAAGCATGGAGTGCTATCTCATTCCAAATCTACCGAGTATGACTCAGCGTCCAAGTCAGTCCTAGGAGAAAGTACATTGCATGAGGAAAAGTGCCGGAGAAGTTTGCATCTGTCAGATTTGCCATGTGACCAAACAGCAGTTTATGACAAATTTCGCAACTTTCACAGTCATGTTACTGATTACAAAAATCCACCCATGATCTTACAAAATGATGTAATAGAAGACGATAAGAAAACTATTGACAATGCTAATACTTTACGTAAAATGTCAGCTGCATGTGAGAGGAGTTATCTTCAAAAACAAAGGGATTTTCCACTTGCTGTTAAA GAGGATATGGACACTGCTGAGCAGTCTTCAGCTTCAACAACTCGTGATCATATTGGTAGGGTGGAATTTCTCAGACAAATCCAAATCAATACAGGAGTGCGCATGCCAGGACTTATGCACAACATCACACTTAAAGATGACGTGATATTGGATGACAGTGACATGAAAAAGGAA